The following proteins come from a genomic window of Sorex araneus isolate mSorAra2 chromosome 1, mSorAra2.pri, whole genome shotgun sequence:
- the TAC1 gene encoding protachykinin-1 isoform X1 — MKILVALAVFFLVSTQLLAEEIGTNDDLNYWSDWSDGDQIKEELPEPFEHVLQRMARRPKSQQFFGLMGKRDADSSIEKQMALLKALYGHGQISHKRHKTDSFVGLMGKRALNSVAYERSAMQNYERRRK; from the exons ATGAAAATCCTCGTGGCCTTAGCCGTCTTTTTTCTCGTCTCCACCCAACTGTTGGCAGAAGAGATCGGAACTAATGATGATCTCAATTATTGGTCTGACTGGTCTGATGGCGACCAGATCAAG GAGGAGCTGCCTGAGCCTTTCGAGCACGTTCTGCAGCGAATGGCCCGGAGACCCAAGTCTCAGCAGTTCTTTGGATTGATGGGCAAACGGGATGCTG ATTCCTccattgagaaacaaatggcccTGTTAAAGGCTCTCTATG GACATGGCCAGATTTCTCATAAAA GACATAAAACAGATTCCTTTGTTGGACTAATGGGCAAAAGAGCTTTAAATTCTG TGGCTTACGAAAGGAGTGCAATGCAGAATTATGAAAGAAGACGTAAATAA
- the TAC1 gene encoding protachykinin-1 isoform X2 — translation MKILVALAVFFLVSTQLLAEEIGTNDDLNYWSDWSDGDQIKEELPEPFEHVLQRMARRPKSQQFFGLMGKRDADSSIEKQMALLKALYGHGQISHKMAYERSAMQNYERRRK, via the exons ATGAAAATCCTCGTGGCCTTAGCCGTCTTTTTTCTCGTCTCCACCCAACTGTTGGCAGAAGAGATCGGAACTAATGATGATCTCAATTATTGGTCTGACTGGTCTGATGGCGACCAGATCAAG GAGGAGCTGCCTGAGCCTTTCGAGCACGTTCTGCAGCGAATGGCCCGGAGACCCAAGTCTCAGCAGTTCTTTGGATTGATGGGCAAACGGGATGCTG ATTCCTccattgagaaacaaatggcccTGTTAAAGGCTCTCTATG GACATGGCCAGATTTCTCATAAAA TGGCTTACGAAAGGAGTGCAATGCAGAATTATGAAAGAAGACGTAAATAA